In one window of Chryseobacterium sp. JV274 DNA:
- a CDS encoding fumarate reductase/succinate dehydrogenase flavoprotein subunit: MILDSKIPQGPLEHKWDNYKKKAKLVNPANRKKLDVIVVGTGLAGSSIAASLGEMGYNVKSFCFQDSPRRAHSVAAQGGVNAAKNYKNDGDSIYRMFVDTLKGGDFRAREANVYRMAECSLNLIDQAVAQGVPFGREYGGYLNNRSFGGVQVSRTFYARGQTGQQLLLGAYQALMRQVGKGSVQLFSRHEMLDLVTVDGKARGIIVRNLDTGDIERHAAHAVVLATGGYGKIYYLSTLAMGCNGSAIWRAHKKGALMASPSWIQVHPTSLPQSGDYQSKLTLMSESLRNDGRIWVPLKEGENRPPNNIPENERDYYLERRYPAFGNLAPRDISSRAAKERIDAGFGIGPLKNAVYLDFSKAIQEQGKDKISEKYGNLFDMYLKITGYDAYKEPMMISPSAHFSMGGLWIDYELMTTIPGLFALGEANFADHGANRLGANSLLQASVDGYFIAPYTIANYLADEIHTGKISPNTPEFEQAENAVKEQIRDFISIKGTKTVDYFHKTLGKLLYDYCGLARNEEGLKYAIQEIRKLKEEFYKDVRVSGQGDKMNTELEKAGRVADYFEIGELMCYDALTRNESCGAHFREEFQTPDGEAMRNDAEYQFISAWAWTGENGEPELIKEPLTFEEIQPTVRSYK, encoded by the coding sequence ATGATTTTAGATTCAAAAATACCACAAGGCCCATTAGAACATAAATGGGATAATTATAAAAAGAAAGCAAAACTCGTTAACCCTGCCAACCGCAAAAAACTGGATGTCATTGTAGTAGGAACAGGACTGGCAGGAAGTTCCATTGCTGCTTCTTTGGGAGAAATGGGATATAATGTTAAATCATTCTGTTTCCAGGACAGCCCGAGAAGAGCACACTCTGTGGCAGCCCAGGGAGGTGTGAATGCTGCAAAAAATTATAAAAACGATGGTGACAGTATCTACCGGATGTTTGTAGACACACTGAAAGGAGGCGACTTCAGAGCCCGTGAAGCGAATGTATACCGTATGGCAGAGTGCTCTCTGAACCTCATCGATCAGGCCGTAGCTCAAGGTGTACCTTTCGGACGTGAATATGGGGGATATCTGAATAACCGTTCCTTCGGAGGGGTTCAGGTAAGCCGTACTTTTTATGCGAGAGGACAAACAGGGCAACAGCTTCTTCTGGGAGCTTATCAGGCTTTGATGAGACAGGTTGGAAAAGGTTCTGTACAATTGTTTTCAAGACATGAAATGCTTGATCTGGTCACTGTTGATGGGAAAGCCAGAGGAATTATCGTAAGGAATTTAGACACCGGAGACATTGAAAGACATGCAGCCCATGCTGTAGTATTGGCAACGGGAGGGTATGGTAAAATCTATTACCTGTCTACCCTTGCCATGGGATGCAATGGCTCTGCGATCTGGAGAGCCCACAAAAAGGGAGCTTTAATGGCTTCTCCAAGCTGGATTCAGGTGCATCCTACTTCTCTTCCACAATCCGGAGATTATCAGTCTAAACTGACCTTAATGTCTGAATCATTACGTAATGACGGTCGTATCTGGGTCCCATTGAAAGAAGGTGAAAACAGACCTCCGAATAATATTCCCGAAAATGAAAGAGATTATTACCTGGAAAGAAGATATCCGGCTTTCGGAAATCTTGCTCCGAGAGATATTTCTTCCCGTGCAGCAAAAGAAAGAATTGATGCAGGTTTTGGAATCGGGCCTTTGAAAAATGCAGTGTATCTCGATTTTTCAAAAGCAATACAGGAACAGGGGAAAGATAAGATCAGTGAAAAATATGGAAACTTATTCGATATGTATCTGAAAATAACAGGTTATGATGCGTATAAAGAACCTATGATGATCTCTCCGTCTGCACACTTTTCAATGGGTGGACTTTGGATAGATTACGAGCTGATGACTACTATTCCGGGATTGTTTGCCCTAGGTGAAGCTAATTTTGCGGATCACGGAGCCAACAGATTGGGAGCCAATTCTCTTTTACAAGCTTCTGTAGACGGTTATTTCATTGCTCCTTACACCATTGCGAACTATTTGGCAGATGAAATTCATACCGGAAAAATTTCACCGAACACTCCTGAATTTGAACAGGCAGAAAATGCCGTTAAAGAGCAGATTCGTGATTTTATCAGTATTAAAGGAACTAAAACCGTTGATTATTTCCACAAAACATTAGGAAAACTCCTGTATGATTATTGCGGACTGGCCAGAAATGAAGAAGGTCTGAAATATGCCATTCAGGAAATCAGAAAACTGAAAGAGGAATTTTATAAGGATGTAAGGGTTTCCGGGCAGGGAGATAAAATGAATACCGAACTGGAAAAAGCAGGCCGCGTTGCCGATTATTTTGAAATCGGAGAACTGATGTGCTATGATGCCTTAACCCGTAACGAATCGTGCGGAGCGCATTTCCGGGAAGAATTCCAGACTCCGGACGGGGAAGCGATGAGAAATGATGCGGAATACCAGTTTATCTCCGCATGGGCGTGGACAGGTGAAAATGGAGAACCTGAACTGATTAAAGAGCCTTTAACCTTTGAAGAAATTCAGCCAACGGTAAGAAGTTACAAATAA
- a CDS encoding anion permease, with the protein MKEINIKNVAITFAVALIIWFIPAPEGVAENAWHLFAIFAATILGIILKAAPMGTMCMMAIGFTALTQVVAPGDAGKSITKALSGFGDKVIWLIGISFFIARGFIKTGLGNRIAFLFIRIFGKSSLGLAYGLGLADVCLAPAIPSNTARGGGIIYPIMKSMAISFDSVPEKPETHRKLGSFLTLNSYYMNLIASSMFLTGTASNPMCQKFAANLGIDITWMSWAAAGFIPGAVAFFVVPLVLYKLYPPELKKTGDAPKMAAQKLKEMGPISKNEWLMLLAFFILLALWIFGGALSIDATTTAFIGLTLLLLTSVLTWEDVKSEKGAWDTIVWFAVLVMMASSLNELGFIGWFSNLIKVQIGGLSWQVAFPVIIVVYFFSHYIFASATAHVAAMYAALLGVGVSLGIPPMLLAMMLGFMGSIYGVLTHYGHGPAPVFFGSGYVDLKAWWVRGLEIGIVLLIIYMVVGGLWMKVLGYY; encoded by the coding sequence ATGAAAGAAATTAATATCAAAAACGTAGCGATTACATTTGCTGTTGCGTTAATCATATGGTTCATTCCTGCTCCGGAAGGTGTTGCTGAGAATGCCTGGCATCTGTTCGCCATCTTTGCGGCAACTATTTTAGGGATTATTCTTAAAGCAGCACCAATGGGTACAATGTGTATGATGGCCATTGGTTTTACAGCCCTTACGCAGGTTGTGGCTCCGGGAGATGCTGGAAAATCTATTACCAAAGCGCTTTCCGGTTTTGGAGATAAAGTAATCTGGCTGATCGGGATTTCATTCTTTATTGCCAGAGGATTTATCAAAACGGGACTTGGAAACCGTATTGCCTTTCTATTCATCAGGATTTTTGGTAAAAGTTCATTGGGATTGGCTTACGGATTAGGACTTGCCGATGTTTGTCTGGCCCCTGCTATTCCGAGTAATACAGCGAGAGGAGGTGGAATTATCTACCCTATCATGAAATCTATGGCTATCAGCTTTGATTCCGTTCCTGAAAAACCTGAAACCCACAGAAAATTAGGATCATTCCTAACGTTGAACAGTTATTATATGAACCTCATCGCTTCTTCTATGTTCCTTACCGGGACAGCAAGTAACCCGATGTGTCAGAAATTTGCAGCGAACCTGGGTATTGATATTACATGGATGTCATGGGCTGCTGCAGGTTTCATTCCTGGTGCGGTAGCCTTCTTTGTCGTTCCTTTGGTATTGTACAAACTATACCCGCCTGAACTGAAAAAAACAGGTGATGCTCCGAAAATGGCAGCTCAGAAATTAAAAGAAATGGGACCTATCTCTAAAAATGAATGGCTGATGTTACTGGCATTTTTCATTCTGTTAGCCCTTTGGATATTTGGCGGAGCACTTTCTATTGATGCAACCACTACTGCATTTATCGGATTAACATTATTGCTGTTAACCTCAGTATTGACCTGGGAGGATGTAAAAAGTGAAAAAGGAGCATGGGATACCATTGTTTGGTTCGCTGTACTGGTGATGATGGCAAGTTCTTTAAATGAACTGGGTTTCATTGGCTGGTTCAGTAACCTTATCAAGGTACAAATTGGAGGTCTGAGCTGGCAGGTAGCTTTCCCGGTTATTATTGTAGTCTATTTCTTCAGTCACTATATTTTTGCCAGTGCTACCGCTCACGTAGCAGCTATGTATGCAGCATTGCTGGGTGTTGGGGTTTCTTTGGGAATTCCTCCTATGCTATTGGCGATGATGCTGGGTTTCATGGGTTCTATTTATGGGGTACTTACCCATTACGGCCATGGCCCGGCTCCGGTATTCTTCGGAAGCGGATATGTAGACCTGAAAGCATGGTGGGTCAGAGGTCTTGAAATAGGGATCGTTCTATTGATCATTTATATGGTTGTAGGAGGATTGTGGATGAAAGTCTTAGGATATTATTAA
- a CDS encoding linear amide C-N hydrolase, producing the protein MKKFPLILFSLVLSIGLWNPSEACTRVVYKGPQNTVITARSMDWRDEIPANLWVFPKGIDRNGQVGSKSVKWNSKYGSLISSSWDIASADGMNEKGLVANLLWLGESQYPKFDGKGSKKGLAISLWAQYYLDNFATVKEAVEFSRKEPFVIVSDYIPGTERFTTVHLSISDASGDNAVFEYIAGKLVIHHDPSYTVMTNSPVFEEQLALNNYWKGIPGTVMLPGTNRAADRFVRASYYVNAIPQTADTRTAVASVFSVIRNCSVPYGITSATEPNISSTRWRSVSDQKNLVYYFETVFTPNTFWVDLKDFDLSSKGKVMKLDLSNNNTYNGKSNANFKESAPFTFLGLK; encoded by the coding sequence ATGAAAAAGTTCCCATTAATTTTATTTTCTCTGGTCCTCTCTATAGGATTATGGAATCCATCGGAAGCATGCACAAGAGTGGTTTACAAAGGGCCTCAGAATACCGTTATTACAGCCCGTTCTATGGACTGGCGTGACGAAATCCCTGCGAACCTGTGGGTTTTCCCAAAAGGAATAGACCGCAACGGGCAGGTAGGCTCTAAATCTGTAAAATGGAACTCCAAATACGGAAGCCTTATCAGCTCTTCCTGGGATATTGCATCAGCAGACGGAATGAACGAAAAAGGACTGGTTGCCAACCTGCTTTGGTTAGGAGAATCCCAGTACCCGAAATTCGATGGAAAAGGAAGTAAAAAGGGACTTGCCATATCATTATGGGCACAATATTATCTCGATAATTTTGCCACCGTAAAAGAAGCAGTAGAATTTTCACGAAAAGAACCGTTTGTTATTGTAAGTGATTATATTCCGGGAACAGAAAGATTTACAACAGTCCATCTTTCCATTTCCGATGCTTCAGGAGACAATGCTGTATTTGAGTATATTGCCGGTAAACTGGTCATTCATCATGATCCATCTTATACGGTAATGACCAATTCTCCTGTTTTTGAAGAACAGCTGGCCCTTAACAATTACTGGAAAGGAATTCCGGGAACAGTTATGCTTCCGGGAACCAACCGCGCTGCAGACCGCTTTGTACGAGCTTCTTACTATGTGAATGCAATTCCGCAGACTGCCGATACCCGTACAGCGGTGGCCAGTGTTTTCAGTGTCATCAGAAACTGTTCCGTTCCTTACGGAATCACCTCTGCAACAGAGCCTAATATTTCTTCAACAAGATGGCGTTCTGTCTCGGATCAGAAAAACCTGGTGTATTATTTTGAAACGGTTTTCACACCGAATACTTTCTGGGTAGATCTTAAAGATTTCGACCTGAGCTCTAAGGGAAAAGTAATGAAACTGGATCTTAGTAATAATAACACTTACAACGGTAAATCCAACGCAAATTTTAAAGAATCTGCACCGTTCACATTCTTAGGATTAAAATAG
- a CDS encoding malate dehydrogenase: MKVTVVGAGAVGASCAEYIAMKNFCSEVVLVDIKEGFAEGKAMDLMQTASLNGFDTKITGTTGDYSKTAGSHVAVITSGIPRKPGMTREELIGINAGIVKEVTENLVKHSPEVIIIVVSNPMDTMAYLVHKTSGLPKHKIIGMGGALDSARFKYRLAEALEAPISDVDGMVIAAHSDTGMLPLLSKATRNGVPVTEFLSEDQQKYVIEETKVGGATLTKLLGTSAWYAPGAAVSVMVQAIACDQKKMIPCSLMLEGEYGQNDICLGVPAIIGANGVESIVNVTLTAEEQLKFAEAANAVREVNGDLKF; encoded by the coding sequence ATGAAAGTAACTGTAGTAGGTGCAGGCGCTGTAGGAGCAAGCTGTGCGGAATACATCGCAATGAAGAACTTCTGTTCAGAAGTAGTTTTGGTAGACATTAAAGAAGGGTTTGCTGAAGGGAAAGCAATGGATTTGATGCAGACAGCATCTCTTAACGGATTTGATACAAAAATTACGGGTACAACAGGAGATTACAGCAAAACTGCAGGTTCTCATGTAGCAGTAATCACTTCAGGAATTCCTAGAAAACCTGGAATGACAAGAGAAGAATTGATCGGTATCAATGCTGGTATCGTGAAAGAAGTTACTGAAAACTTAGTAAAACATTCTCCGGAAGTAATCATCATCGTGGTTTCTAACCCAATGGATACTATGGCTTACCTTGTTCACAAGACTTCAGGTCTTCCTAAGCACAAAATCATCGGAATGGGTGGTGCATTAGACTCTGCAAGATTCAAATACAGATTGGCTGAAGCATTAGAAGCTCCAATTTCTGATGTTGACGGTATGGTAATTGCTGCTCACAGTGATACAGGTATGCTTCCGTTATTGAGCAAAGCTACAAGAAACGGTGTTCCTGTAACTGAATTCTTAAGTGAAGATCAACAAAAATATGTAATCGAAGAAACTAAAGTAGGAGGAGCTACTCTTACGAAATTATTAGGAACTTCAGCTTGGTATGCTCCAGGTGCAGCAGTTTCTGTAATGGTTCAGGCGATTGCATGTGACCAGAAGAAAATGATCCCTTGTTCTTTAATGCTTGAAGGAGAATACGGTCAAAATGATATCTGTCTTGGTGTTCCAGCAATCATTGGAGCAAACGGAGTAGAATCAATTGTAAACGTAACATTGACTGCTGAGGAGCAATTGAAATTCGCTGAAGCTGCTAATGCAGTAAGAGAAGTGAATGGAGATCTTAAATTTTAA
- a CDS encoding porin: protein MAFFSIKKKSLILCMLACGLSAYAQNQDSLKTTPPPQEEDNVKYPQLQIKGLFQARYLVGMSKDVDVNGLHHTDGSGTDNNFMLKYMRIQVRAQISKRTEVVVLANLADFKNDPKSRVLENAYLKYTFNPKLAITVGQFRPWFGIEETYPIDIIKSLDWSNQYTEFGKLGWTSFQIGMSATGQLQLGEIPFQYAVSVVNGNGKNQINDNDNGKQYSTRLVFGLSKKYNFNVGLNAGTGEVFSKKVYALGVDLSSLIQFDPKWSLDMQLEAKQATNHVLYNSIAPELRPDNPDQYLIRGAYFLPNLRYEINHKNLSAFELSCRYEYLDTNFRMASNPRQTITPMFGLEFLKNYGARIQLGVQFDRYKYQVENTSQYNNNLFIVQVQSRF, encoded by the coding sequence ATGGCCTTTTTTTCGATTAAAAAGAAAAGCCTGATCCTGTGCATGCTGGCCTGTGGGTTATCAGCTTATGCGCAAAATCAGGATTCTCTGAAGACCACCCCACCTCCACAGGAAGAAGACAATGTAAAATATCCGCAGCTGCAGATCAAAGGCCTTTTTCAGGCACGTTATCTCGTGGGGATGTCCAAGGATGTTGATGTCAACGGACTCCATCATACCGATGGTTCCGGAACGGATAATAATTTCATGCTCAAATACATGAGGATTCAGGTACGGGCACAGATCAGTAAACGTACAGAAGTTGTTGTTTTGGCCAACCTTGCCGATTTTAAAAATGATCCTAAAAGCAGAGTTCTTGAAAATGCTTATCTGAAGTACACCTTCAATCCGAAATTAGCAATTACGGTAGGACAGTTCAGACCTTGGTTCGGTATCGAAGAAACTTACCCTATTGATATTATTAAATCTTTAGACTGGTCCAATCAGTATACTGAATTCGGAAAACTGGGCTGGACGAGTTTCCAGATCGGAATGTCTGCTACAGGACAGCTTCAATTAGGAGAAATCCCTTTCCAATATGCTGTTTCGGTAGTCAACGGAAATGGAAAGAATCAAATCAATGACAACGATAACGGAAAACAATATTCTACCCGTCTGGTTTTTGGACTCTCCAAAAAATATAATTTTAACGTAGGACTAAATGCGGGTACCGGGGAAGTTTTTAGCAAAAAAGTATATGCTCTGGGAGTAGATCTGAGTTCACTGATCCAATTTGATCCAAAATGGAGCCTTGATATGCAGCTGGAAGCCAAACAGGCGACCAACCACGTTCTGTACAATTCCATTGCCCCTGAACTACGCCCTGATAATCCTGATCAGTATCTGATTCGAGGAGCTTATTTTCTTCCGAATTTAAGATATGAGATCAACCATAAGAACCTCAGTGCTTTTGAATTATCATGCCGGTACGAATACCTTGATACCAATTTCAGAATGGCTTCCAACCCAAGACAAACGATCACTCCTATGTTCGGATTGGAATTTTTGAAAAATTACGGTGCAAGAATTCAGTTGGGGGTTCAGTTTGACCGTTACAAATATCAGGTGGAAAATACATCACAATACAATAACAATCTATTCATTGTGCAGGTACAGAGTAGATTCTAA
- a CDS encoding succinate dehydrogenase/fumarate reductase iron-sulfur subunit: MDLHLKIWRQKDRKSDGKLVGYDLKGLNSHMSFLEMLDTLNEKLIIEGDEPVEFDHDCREGICGQCGMMINGIAHGPLKNTTTCQLHLRSFKDGETILIEPFRAEAFPVKKDLKVDRSAFDRIISSGGFVSVNTGQAPDATAIPVTHQTAEEAFDSAACIGCGACVATCKNGSAALFTSAKITHMALLPQGKEERSKRVLDMVAQMDTELFGHCSNTEACEVECPQGISVLNIARMNFEYSRALFFRKKA, from the coding sequence ATGGATTTACATCTTAAGATATGGAGACAGAAAGACAGAAAAAGTGATGGAAAACTGGTGGGCTACGACCTGAAAGGATTGAACTCCCATATGTCTTTCTTAGAAATGCTGGATACCTTAAACGAAAAACTGATCATTGAAGGTGATGAGCCTGTAGAATTTGATCACGACTGCCGTGAAGGAATCTGTGGACAATGTGGAATGATGATTAACGGTATTGCCCATGGTCCTCTGAAAAATACAACCACCTGCCAGCTTCATTTACGGTCTTTTAAAGATGGGGAAACGATTCTGATAGAACCTTTCCGTGCTGAAGCTTTTCCGGTGAAGAAAGATTTAAAAGTAGACCGTTCTGCTTTCGATAGAATTATATCTTCAGGAGGTTTTGTGTCTGTAAACACAGGCCAGGCTCCTGACGCTACAGCCATTCCGGTGACTCACCAGACTGCTGAAGAAGCTTTTGATTCCGCAGCCTGTATCGGATGTGGGGCTTGTGTGGCTACGTGTAAAAACGGAAGTGCAGCATTATTTACCTCTGCAAAAATCACCCATATGGCCCTTCTTCCTCAAGGGAAGGAAGAACGCAGTAAAAGGGTTCTGGATATGGTGGCTCAGATGGACACCGAATTATTCGGGCACTGTTCCAATACAGAAGCCTGCGAAGTGGAATGTCCACAAGGAATTTCCGTACTCAATATCGCCAGAATGAATTTTGAGTATAGCAGAGCTTTATTTTTCAGGAAAAAAGCTTAG
- a CDS encoding ATP-binding protein, producing the protein MIDRLKRYMNFIECHEEPIHIPGSIQSFGYLIGIDAESRTITFFSRNISDIFKIGSSEELFGRQLTDFPESFQSIIDSEIYTSLDKFTRRKNETYFDKIFIGDTEYHFSVFRSELYIFMEFEEVLINPNKRISNKYDNFYIIDNEKELWNHLLETLSKVVNYDRMMVYKFMMDGSGKVIAEKKNENMESFLGLHYPESDIPKQARDLYLKKRKRIFSNVYADTVPILSRSPEKIDLTYSASRGMSPVHGQYLKNAGAASSFSVSIIIDDHLWGLVTCQNVEPKHIDLEDRVQAGIFTALAANAYSSFKSKSELNYRLELNEKVSQLKTEFLKHNNLFDSLIECKTEIRNLPEADGLAIVSDESIITDGKTPNPESINRIVQWALGNTNERIYVSRNFLKEHGDELDLSDNAAGIVIYFIEKEKNEMLIWFRKEFDEHINWAGNPEKKISVFSQNGEEKQMISPRTSFRIFTENIKGNSKRWNSRNVSAVQAVRDLILETSHKNYNAIKRLNDELKKVNDELDSFSYTISHDLGTPLTVMKLNAQMLLGNLADDSIKSKNKINTIIEEIDNMAEMMHDVLQLSRAKHSEIQLESLKTAHTIEKISQNAKMTYGSPNSEIIIKECPDVLADKTMLHQVFLNIINNAVKYSSHKELPKVEIEGREDGQTIIYRVSDNGIGIPEEEKHKMFKIFNRMDNAKKFKGNGVGLSIVHRIMKRIGGNVDYESSSEGTSFILTFKKPYI; encoded by the coding sequence TTGATAGATAGACTGAAGAGATATATGAATTTTATAGAATGCCATGAAGAACCTATCCATATTCCGGGTTCTATACAAAGTTTTGGTTATTTGATTGGCATTGATGCGGAATCCCGTACCATTACTTTTTTTAGCAGGAATATTTCGGATATATTTAAAATCGGGAGTTCAGAGGAACTGTTCGGAAGGCAGCTTACTGACTTTCCGGAAAGTTTTCAAAGCATTATTGATTCAGAAATCTATACTTCATTGGATAAGTTTACCAGACGGAAGAATGAAACTTATTTTGATAAGATTTTTATTGGTGATACAGAGTACCATTTTTCTGTTTTCAGAAGTGAACTTTATATTTTTATGGAGTTTGAAGAAGTCCTGATTAACCCCAATAAACGAATTTCGAATAAATACGATAATTTTTATATCATCGATAATGAAAAGGAGCTCTGGAATCATCTTCTGGAAACCCTGTCGAAGGTGGTAAACTATGACCGGATGATGGTCTACAAATTTATGATGGATGGTTCAGGAAAAGTAATCGCCGAAAAGAAAAATGAGAATATGGAAAGCTTTCTGGGACTTCATTATCCGGAATCCGATATTCCAAAACAGGCACGCGATCTTTATCTGAAAAAAAGAAAAAGAATCTTCAGCAATGTATATGCAGATACGGTTCCTATTTTAAGCAGGAGCCCTGAAAAGATTGACCTTACTTACTCAGCATCCAGAGGTATGTCACCCGTTCACGGGCAGTATCTTAAAAATGCAGGCGCTGCTTCAAGCTTCAGTGTTTCCATTATTATTGATGATCATCTTTGGGGATTGGTAACCTGCCAGAATGTAGAACCTAAGCATATTGACCTTGAGGACAGGGTACAGGCAGGAATTTTTACAGCTTTGGCTGCTAATGCTTATTCATCTTTTAAATCCAAGAGTGAACTGAACTACCGTTTGGAACTGAATGAGAAAGTGTCTCAGCTTAAAACGGAGTTTTTAAAACATAATAACCTGTTCGACTCTCTTATTGAGTGTAAGACAGAGATCAGAAATCTGCCTGAGGCGGATGGGCTTGCCATTGTTTCGGATGAGAGTATCATAACAGATGGTAAAACTCCTAATCCGGAAAGTATCAACAGAATTGTCCAATGGGCACTGGGGAATACAAATGAGAGAATCTATGTAAGCCGTAACTTTCTTAAAGAGCACGGTGATGAACTGGATCTGTCTGACAATGCTGCAGGTATCGTTATTTATTTTATAGAAAAGGAGAAAAATGAAATGCTGATCTGGTTCCGGAAAGAGTTTGATGAACACATCAACTGGGCCGGGAATCCTGAGAAAAAGATAAGTGTCTTTTCTCAAAACGGAGAAGAAAAGCAGATGATATCACCTAGAACCTCCTTCCGTATTTTTACAGAAAATATCAAAGGAAATTCTAAAAGATGGAATTCCAGAAATGTGAGTGCTGTACAGGCGGTAAGAGATTTGATTTTAGAAACCTCACACAAAAATTATAATGCAATCAAAAGGCTTAATGATGAGCTGAAAAAGGTAAATGATGAACTTGACAGTTTTTCTTATACCATTTCGCATGACCTGGGAACGCCTCTTACGGTAATGAAACTGAATGCACAAATGCTTTTGGGAAATCTTGCTGATGATTCTATAAAAAGCAAAAACAAGATCAATACGATTATTGAGGAAATAGATAATATGGCGGAAATGATGCATGATGTACTGCAGCTCAGCCGCGCCAAGCATAGTGAAATACAGCTTGAAAGCCTGAAAACGGCTCATACTATTGAAAAAATATCTCAAAATGCCAAGATGACCTATGGCAGTCCAAATAGTGAAATCATCATTAAGGAATGTCCGGATGTACTGGCTGATAAAACAATGCTTCATCAGGTGTTCCTGAATATTATCAATAATGCCGTGAAATATTCTTCCCACAAAGAGCTTCCGAAAGTGGAAATTGAAGGGAGAGAAGATGGCCAGACTATTATTTACAGAGTTTCCGACAATGGAATCGGTATTCCTGAGGAGGAAAAACATAAGATGTTTAAAATCTTCAACAGGATGGATAATGCGAAGAAATTTAAAGGAAACGGAGTAGGGCTGTCCATTGTACACCGTATCATGAAAAGGATAGGAGGAAATGTGGATTATGAAAGCAGCAGTGAAGGAACTTCCTTTATTTTAACGTTCAAAAAGCCTTATATTTGA
- a CDS encoding biliverdin-producing heme oxygenase: MVSEYLKQNTADYHDAAEKLFNSEKIFNKTFTLEDYKKIIHTNYLMLLHSEDKIFSSLSGKYAEKLQLDARKKLSLIEKDLKSLSLENQEVSHNLEFNNEHEALGAMYVIEGSTLGGNVIAKQLSKTEGFDEVTFNFFGCYQENTGPMWKNFKEVLDTEVAEENYKEVLSGAKKLYTFLLNVN; encoded by the coding sequence ATGGTATCAGAATATCTTAAACAGAATACGGCAGATTATCACGATGCAGCAGAGAAACTTTTTAATTCTGAAAAGATTTTTAACAAAACTTTCACCTTAGAGGATTATAAAAAAATCATCCATACCAATTACCTGATGCTTCTTCACAGTGAAGACAAAATATTCAGCAGTCTTTCCGGGAAATATGCAGAGAAACTTCAGCTTGATGCAAGAAAAAAGCTTTCACTTATTGAAAAAGATCTGAAAAGCCTTTCTCTGGAAAATCAGGAAGTATCTCATAACCTGGAGTTCAATAACGAGCATGAAGCGCTAGGAGCTATGTATGTGATTGAAGGTTCTACCCTTGGTGGGAACGTAATTGCCAAACAGCTTTCCAAAACGGAAGGTTTTGATGAGGTTACATTCAACTTTTTCGGGTGTTATCAGGAAAATACAGGACCTATGTGGAAAAATTTTAAAGAAGTTCTGGATACGGAGGTAGCTGAAGAAAACTACAAAGAAGTGCTTTCTGGTGCGAAAAAGCTGTACACGTTTTTACTGAACGTCAACTAA
- a CDS encoding succinate dehydrogenase cytochrome b subunit, with protein MLSTLSRKMLMCLTGLFLGFFLLIHFLGNLQLFLPQEQAHLQFNAYSHFLSGNIIIKIVSYVLYASIILHAVDGLIITLKNKKSGGGYQSDRRGRASKWASRNMGILGTLILIFLVIHFQNFWYIYKFGNPPLDENGNKDLYILVVNVFKEWWYVIIYVLSMIALCYHLIHGIHSAVRTLGLYHPKFVQWFKTIGIAYSIIICVGFALMPVYVFFTYH; from the coding sequence ATGTTATCAACACTGTCAAGAAAAATGCTGATGTGCCTTACAGGACTCTTTTTGGGATTCTTCCTGTTGATTCATTTTCTCGGAAATCTTCAGCTTTTTCTGCCACAAGAACAGGCGCACCTGCAATTTAATGCTTATTCGCATTTTCTATCCGGAAATATTATTATCAAAATAGTTTCTTATGTTTTGTATGCCAGTATTATTCTACATGCTGTAGACGGGCTGATCATTACGTTAAAAAATAAAAAGTCTGGTGGCGGTTATCAGTCGGACAGACGTGGAAGAGCCAGTAAATGGGCTTCCAGAAATATGGGAATTCTCGGGACATTAATCCTGATCTTCCTGGTGATCCATTTCCAGAACTTCTGGTATATCTACAAATTCGGAAATCCGCCTTTGGATGAAAACGGAAATAAGGATCTGTACATTCTAGTAGTGAATGTCTTTAAAGAATGGTGGTACGTTATCATTTATGTTTTATCAATGATTGCTTTATGCTATCACCTGATCCATGGGATACACAGTGCTGTAAGAACATTGGGGCTCTATCACCCTAAGTTTGTACAATGGTTCAAAACTATAGGAATTGCCTATTCAATCATTATCTGTGTAGGTTTTGCATTGATGCCGGTGTATGTATTCTTTACTTATCATTAA